A stretch of the Planctomycetota bacterium genome encodes the following:
- a CDS encoding VacB/RNase II family 3'-5' exoribonuclease, with the protein MIARDGGFTIAPAAQSDAVLKYRSLVLRHVGHEQYEPTLIASLAEELRADDVSEFEAAIRGLADAGEIAVGHAGHVSLPTLESLGEEIEGVFQRTGKGFGFVRPDVKVREGQIFCPAEATLGALSGDRVRAQVRRDRKREASGRGGFGPQYVAAIVEIVSRKRSSYAATMQQRGQTWLAMPDGDTSIGPIVIHDAESKYVSEGDKVVVDLVEYPEGGALAEGVITRVLGEAGKPDVETQAVIAAYGLPPDEFPDACLDQAREATRRFDAAIEAFLSDGPTALPGRLDLTKQFICTIDPPDAKDYDDAISITRTDDGWELGIHIADVAFFIDPGSPLDREARDRGNSVYLPRHVIPMLPEILSNGICSLQERVPRFAKSVFIHYDLSGRVTKTGFAQSIINSAKRMTYLEAQALIDGNEEEAKKHARTATDYTPKLRNTLKAMDGLARTIRERRRRAGMIHLDLPDVELIYDDNGHVVDAEPEDDAFTHTIIEMFMVEANEATARLFERMHVPVMRRVHPTPAPAGMEEAGKVAKVAGYSIPKNPTREELQALLDATRGKPSARAVHMAVLRTLTKAEYSPAAIGHFALASDAYSHFTSPIRRYADLLTHRLLQAFLALTDNGQNPPAGDKQMKLLGRKLADHDAYIEQQDLVVIGRHISDTEQNATEAERELRAFLVLQLLSNMVGEVFDGVITGITPRGIYVQIDKYLADGFIRMVDLPGDTTREGRTPKWIQVRDTGALVDKHSGRSFNFGDRVRVQIGAVDLPKRQLELLIADADSRAAGKAKPVEGLTLGGGGGGLESAGGTGFKKMPGGTRRSRKSKARDKGKKDYRRDKK; encoded by the coding sequence GTGATCGCCCGCGACGGAGGTTTCACCATCGCTCCTGCCGCCCAATCCGACGCCGTGCTGAAGTACCGCAGCCTCGTGCTGCGACACGTGGGGCACGAGCAGTACGAGCCCACGCTGATCGCGTCGCTGGCCGAGGAGCTGCGCGCCGACGATGTTTCCGAGTTCGAGGCCGCCATCCGGGGCCTGGCCGACGCCGGCGAGATCGCCGTCGGCCACGCGGGCCACGTCTCGCTGCCGACGCTCGAGAGCCTGGGCGAGGAGATCGAGGGCGTCTTCCAGCGCACCGGCAAGGGCTTCGGCTTCGTGCGTCCCGACGTCAAGGTCCGCGAGGGCCAGATCTTCTGCCCCGCCGAGGCGACCCTGGGCGCGTTGTCGGGCGACCGCGTCCGCGCGCAGGTCCGCCGCGATCGCAAGCGGGAGGCCTCGGGGCGCGGCGGCTTCGGGCCGCAGTACGTGGCCGCGATCGTGGAGATCGTCTCCCGCAAGCGATCGAGCTACGCCGCCACCATGCAGCAGCGTGGGCAGACCTGGCTTGCAATGCCCGACGGCGACACATCCATCGGGCCGATCGTGATCCACGACGCCGAGAGCAAGTACGTCAGCGAGGGCGACAAGGTTGTCGTCGATCTCGTCGAATACCCCGAGGGCGGCGCGCTAGCCGAGGGCGTCATCACGCGGGTGCTGGGCGAGGCCGGCAAGCCCGACGTCGAGACGCAGGCGGTGATCGCGGCCTACGGCCTGCCGCCCGACGAGTTCCCCGATGCCTGCCTGGACCAGGCCCGCGAGGCGACGCGGCGCTTCGACGCCGCGATCGAGGCGTTCCTCTCCGACGGCCCCACCGCGCTGCCCGGCCGCCTCGACCTGACCAAGCAGTTCATCTGCACGATCGATCCGCCGGACGCCAAGGATTACGACGACGCGATCTCGATCACGCGGACCGACGACGGCTGGGAGCTGGGCATCCACATCGCCGACGTCGCGTTCTTCATCGATCCCGGCTCGCCGCTGGACCGCGAGGCCCGGGACCGCGGCAACAGCGTGTACCTGCCCCGGCACGTCATCCCGATGCTGCCCGAGATTCTCAGCAACGGCATCTGCTCGCTGCAGGAGCGGGTGCCCCGCTTCGCCAAGTCGGTGTTCATCCACTACGACCTGTCGGGCCGGGTGACCAAGACGGGCTTCGCCCAGTCGATCATCAACTCCGCCAAGCGGATGACCTACCTCGAGGCCCAGGCCCTCATCGACGGCAACGAGGAAGAAGCCAAGAAGCACGCCCGGACGGCGACCGACTACACGCCGAAGCTCAGGAACACGCTCAAGGCGATGGACGGGTTGGCCCGGACCATCCGCGAACGGCGGCGGCGGGCCGGCATGATCCACCTCGACCTGCCCGACGTCGAGCTGATCTACGACGACAACGGGCACGTCGTCGACGCCGAGCCCGAGGACGACGCCTTCACGCACACCATCATCGAGATGTTCATGGTGGAGGCCAACGAGGCCACCGCCCGGCTGTTCGAGCGGATGCACGTGCCAGTCATGCGGCGCGTCCACCCCACCCCCGCGCCCGCGGGCATGGAGGAGGCCGGCAAGGTCGCCAAGGTCGCGGGCTACAGCATCCCCAAGAACCCGACGCGCGAGGAACTGCAGGCCCTCCTGGACGCCACCCGCGGCAAGCCCAGCGCGCGGGCCGTGCACATGGCCGTGCTCCGCACGCTGACCAAGGCCGAGTACTCGCCGGCGGCCATCGGCCACTTCGCGCTGGCGAGCGACGCCTACTCGCACTTCACCAGCCCGATCCGCCGCTACGCCGACCTGCTGACCCACCGGCTGCTGCAGGCGTTCCTGGCGCTCACCGACAACGGCCAGAATCCGCCCGCGGGAGACAAGCAGATGAAGCTGCTGGGCCGCAAGCTGGCCGATCACGACGCCTACATCGAGCAGCAGGACCTCGTGGTCATCGGGCGGCACATCTCGGACACCGAGCAGAACGCTACCGAGGCCGAGCGGGAGCTGCGGGCCTTCCTCGTCCTCCAGCTGCTGAGCAACATGGTGGGCGAGGTTTTCGACGGGGTGATCACCGGCATCACGCCGCGAGGCATTTACGTGCAGATCGACAAGTACCTGGCCGACGGCTTCATCCGGATGGTCGACCTGCCGGGCGACACCACGCGCGAGGGCCGCACGCCCAAGTGGATCCAGGTGCGGGACACGGGCGCGCTGGTGGACAAGCACTCGGGCCGCTCGTTCAACTTCGGCGACCGCGTCCGCGTGCAGATCGGCGCCGTCGACCTTCCCAAGCGGCAGCTCGAGCTCTTGATCGCCGACGCCGACTCGCGGGCCGCCGGCAAGGCCAAGCCGGTCGAGGGGCTCACGCTGGGTGGGGGCGGCGGCGGGCTGGAATCCGCCGGCGGCACCGGCTTCAAGAAGATGCCCGGCGGGACACGGCGCAGCCGGAAGAGCAAGGCCCGCGACAAGGGCAAGAAGGACTACCGGCGGGACAAGAAGTAG